Proteins co-encoded in one Arthrobacter alpinus genomic window:
- a CDS encoding DMT family transporter: protein MKRTWDRLNVDIALLAVAFVWGSSYLVAKDLTAVMSVPAVLGWRFLVASAALGVLWLLRVRKLPGRAELCTGVILGMTQAAVLFLETFGVAHTQASNAGLVISLTIIFTPLLDSAASRKWLPPSFFIAATVSIVGVALLVTGGGFRTPTVGDALMLGAAAVRAAHVTLLGSLTANKPYSSITVTFIQSTVCALAAIMVNPAEILGSAAHFSIATWLNLAYLGLACSVFAFLVQLWAVRRTSASRASLLMGTEPVWAVLVGVGLAGETLGWLGALGAILIVAGCYSGQKIESRFRVTRDSNGARAGAPTPARSAQVSNS, encoded by the coding sequence GTGAAAAGAACGTGGGATCGCCTGAACGTCGATATTGCACTACTGGCCGTGGCCTTTGTCTGGGGCAGCAGCTACCTTGTGGCGAAGGATCTGACGGCCGTGATGAGTGTCCCGGCCGTTCTTGGCTGGCGTTTCCTCGTGGCTTCAGCGGCGCTCGGGGTGCTGTGGCTGCTGCGGGTGCGCAAATTGCCCGGCCGTGCCGAACTGTGCACAGGAGTCATTCTGGGAATGACTCAAGCTGCCGTCCTGTTTCTGGAAACCTTTGGGGTGGCACATACGCAAGCCAGCAACGCCGGACTCGTCATCAGCCTAACCATCATCTTCACACCCCTGCTCGACTCAGCTGCGTCACGAAAGTGGCTGCCGCCGTCGTTCTTCATTGCGGCAACCGTCTCCATAGTGGGAGTTGCGCTCTTGGTCACCGGTGGCGGTTTTCGCACGCCTACTGTGGGCGATGCACTCATGCTCGGAGCCGCAGCTGTGCGCGCGGCTCACGTGACATTGCTGGGATCCTTGACGGCTAACAAGCCCTATAGCTCCATCACAGTGACCTTCATTCAATCCACCGTCTGTGCACTGGCGGCCATTATGGTCAATCCGGCGGAGATTCTCGGCTCGGCCGCACACTTTTCAATCGCCACGTGGCTTAACCTGGCGTATCTGGGTCTGGCCTGCAGCGTCTTCGCGTTCTTGGTCCAGCTCTGGGCTGTCCGGCGCACCTCGGCCTCCCGAGCCAGTTTGCTCATGGGCACCGAACCCGTGTGGGCCGTGTTGGTGGGCGTCGGCCTGGCTGGCGAAACCCTGGGCTGGCTGGGCGCCCTGGGCGCAATCCTGATCGTTGCCGGCTGTTATTCAGGGCAAAAAATCGAGTCGCGCTTCAGGGTTACCCGTGACAGCAATGGCGCCAGAGCGGGGGCGCCAACCCCCGCTCGATCGGCTCAAGTGAGCAATAGCTAG
- the dnaB gene encoding replicative DNA helicase, with protein MSAPAMDKRDTSREPDFARTPPQDLVAEQSVLGGMMLSKDAIADVVEVLRGNDFYRPAHESIYEAILDLYGRGEPADAVTIADELTKRGEITKIGGAAYLHQLIQSVPTAANAGFYAEIVAERAVLRRLVTAGTKIVQMGYAQDGEVEDTVNAAQAEIFAVAERRTTEDYVLLKDVMESTVDEIEASGHKGQGMTGVPTGFYEFDELTNGLHPGQMIVIAARPAVGKSTFALDWARSAAIDHNMATVVFSLEMGRNEIAMRLLSAEATISLQDLRKGTVKDDQWSKIATTMGRMNDAPLFIDDSPNMSLMEIRAKCRRLKQQHDLKLVVLDYLQLMSSGKRVESRQQEVSEFSRALKLLAKELQVPVVALSQLNRGSEQRTDKKPMVSDLRESGSIEQDADMVILLHREDIYDKESARAGEADVIVAKHRNGPTKTIVLGFQGHYSRFANMASENGGGF; from the coding sequence ATGTCAGCTCCAGCCATGGACAAAAGGGATACTTCCCGCGAGCCGGACTTTGCCAGGACACCTCCTCAGGATTTGGTGGCCGAACAGAGCGTCTTGGGTGGCATGATGCTCTCCAAGGACGCCATTGCAGACGTTGTTGAAGTGCTGCGCGGCAACGACTTCTACCGGCCCGCGCACGAGAGCATTTACGAGGCCATTCTGGACCTCTACGGCCGCGGTGAACCTGCCGATGCTGTCACCATTGCCGATGAGCTGACCAAACGCGGCGAGATTACCAAAATTGGCGGTGCCGCCTATTTGCACCAGCTGATCCAGTCCGTACCCACCGCAGCCAATGCCGGCTTCTACGCTGAGATCGTGGCCGAGCGTGCGGTTCTGAGGCGTCTGGTCACCGCTGGCACCAAGATTGTCCAGATGGGCTATGCGCAAGACGGCGAAGTTGAAGATACTGTCAATGCCGCCCAGGCCGAGATTTTCGCTGTGGCGGAACGCCGCACCACCGAGGACTACGTGCTGCTCAAGGACGTCATGGAATCCACCGTGGATGAAATTGAGGCGTCCGGCCACAAAGGTCAAGGCATGACAGGTGTGCCCACGGGATTCTACGAGTTCGACGAGTTGACCAATGGTCTTCATCCAGGCCAGATGATTGTTATTGCCGCCCGTCCCGCCGTCGGTAAGAGCACCTTCGCCCTTGACTGGGCGCGCTCGGCAGCCATTGATCACAACATGGCTACCGTGGTGTTCTCCCTGGAAATGGGCCGGAACGAGATTGCCATGCGCCTGCTGTCGGCCGAGGCCACCATCAGCTTGCAGGACCTGCGCAAGGGAACTGTCAAGGACGATCAGTGGTCCAAGATTGCCACCACCATGGGCCGGATGAACGATGCGCCCTTGTTCATTGACGATTCTCCGAACATGTCACTGATGGAAATTCGGGCAAAGTGCCGGCGCTTGAAGCAGCAGCACGATTTGAAGCTGGTGGTTCTTGACTACCTGCAGCTGATGTCCTCGGGCAAGCGCGTGGAATCGCGTCAGCAGGAAGTTTCCGAGTTCTCCCGTGCCTTGAAGTTGCTGGCCAAGGAACTGCAGGTTCCGGTGGTGGCACTGTCGCAGCTAAACCGTGGTTCTGAGCAGCGAACCGATAAGAAGCCCATGGTTTCTGACCTTCGTGAATCTGGTTCCATTGAGCAGGATGCCGACATGGTGATCCTGCTGCATCGCGAGGATATTTACGACAAGGAATCGGCCCGTGCCGGTGAAGCTGACGTGATCGTCGCCAAACACCGTAATGGTCCCACCAAGACGATCGTGCTGGGCTTCCAGGGTCACTACTCGCGCTTTGCCAACATGGCCAGCGAAAACGGTGGTGGCTTCTAG
- a CDS encoding LPXTG cell wall anchor domain-containing protein yields the protein MGHIRKACVTTGFIGVSVTTGFIGVSWNESNGAATIAAPIATETSHAPVVVPSDGNTATSPSPGELADTGATGAGMTMLLGLLIVASGGFLVVRAKRRHIPRRA from the coding sequence GTGGGTCACATCAGAAAGGCTTGCGTGACAACTGGCTTTATCGGTGTCAGCGTGACAACTGGCTTTATCGGTGTCAGCTGGAATGAATCTAATGGGGCTGCCACCATTGCCGCACCAATTGCAACGGAGACGTCTCATGCGCCTGTAGTGGTCCCTAGTGACGGCAATACCGCGACTTCTCCGAGCCCGGGCGAGCTGGCTGATACCGGTGCTACTGGCGCGGGCATGACGATGTTGCTGGGTCTCTTGATCGTGGCATCCGGTGGTTTTCTGGTGGTCAGGGCCAAGAGAAGGCACATACCCAGGCGGGCATAA
- a CDS encoding DUF1801 domain-containing protein: MESNPASATSNNKTSRTGADPVKFIQTVDTTAVRREDAFTLMTLMHEVTGQSPYMWGPSIIGFGEYHYTYASGREGDAPAVAFSPRKANLVVYGLSYPTAAQPLLAKLGKFKASVACVYITKLADVDMAVLRELIALTYDHSTTTAIQSLQSQRK; the protein is encoded by the coding sequence ATGGAATCAAACCCCGCCTCAGCAACGTCCAACAATAAGACAAGCCGCACCGGAGCGGACCCCGTGAAGTTCATCCAGACGGTCGACACCACCGCCGTGCGCCGCGAGGATGCATTCACGCTTATGACACTCATGCACGAGGTCACGGGTCAATCACCGTATATGTGGGGGCCCAGCATCATTGGCTTCGGCGAGTATCACTACACGTACGCTTCGGGCAGGGAAGGCGACGCGCCCGCCGTCGCATTTTCACCCAGGAAGGCCAACCTGGTGGTCTATGGGCTCAGCTATCCAACAGCGGCCCAACCACTACTGGCAAAGCTGGGGAAGTTCAAAGCGAGCGTGGCCTGCGTGTACATCACCAAGTTGGCGGACGTAGATATGGCGGTGCTGCGGGAGCTCATTGCTCTGACGTATGACCACTCCACCACCACAGCTATTCAATCCTTGCAGTCGCAACGCAAGTAG
- the rplI gene encoding 50S ribosomal protein L9 has protein sequence MSKLILTHEVSGLGAAGDIVEVKNGYARNFLLPRGFALTWSKGGEKQVEAIKAARAAHAHANVEAAQAQATALQSNAVVLKVKAGASGRLFGTVKAADVAKAVADAGLGTIDKRKVELPAHIKLVGKHTATLRLHEDVSATITLNVVAN, from the coding sequence ATGTCAAAGCTCATTCTGACCCACGAAGTAAGCGGCCTCGGTGCCGCTGGCGACATCGTTGAGGTGAAGAACGGTTACGCACGTAACTTCCTTCTGCCCCGCGGCTTCGCACTGACCTGGTCCAAGGGTGGTGAGAAGCAGGTTGAAGCCATCAAGGCTGCACGTGCTGCTCACGCACACGCAAACGTTGAAGCTGCACAGGCGCAGGCAACTGCCCTCCAGTCCAACGCTGTTGTACTCAAGGTTAAGGCAGGCGCCTCAGGCCGCCTGTTCGGCACCGTCAAGGCTGCCGACGTTGCAAAGGCTGTTGCCGATGCAGGTCTCGGAACCATTGACAAGCGCAAGGTTGAACTGCCCGCCCACATCAAGTTGGTTGGCAAGCACACTGCGACTCTTCGTTTGCACGAAGATGTTTCAGCGACGATCACCCTGAACGTTGTAGCGAACTAG
- the rpsR gene encoding 30S ribosomal protein S18, which yields MAKAELRKPKPKSNPLKAADVTVIDYKDVALLRKFISDRGKIRARRVTGVTVQEQRKIAQAIKNAREVALLPYSGAGRG from the coding sequence ATGGCTAAGGCTGAACTCCGTAAGCCCAAACCAAAGTCCAATCCCTTGAAGGCCGCTGACGTTACAGTCATCGACTACAAGGACGTAGCATTGCTGCGCAAGTTCATCTCTGATCGCGGAAAGATCCGTGCGCGCCGCGTCACGGGCGTCACCGTTCAGGAGCAGCGCAAGATCGCACAGGCAATCAAGAACGCCCGCGAAGTTGCACTGCTGCCCTACTCCGGCGCTGGCCGCGGTTAA
- a CDS encoding single-stranded DNA-binding protein — protein MAGETTITVIGNLTSDPELRFTPSGSAVANFTIASTPRTFDRQSNEWKDGETLFLRASIWREAAENVAESLTKGMRVLVQGRLKSRTYDTKEGEKRTVMELEVDEIGPSLRYANAKVNRTQRSGTQGGGNFGGGQGNQGGQGGNFGGGNAGGGQGGFGGGTQGGGNAPWGGGQQQQPQSAPAADPWATPGGTTGGWGAGPDSSEPPF, from the coding sequence ATGGCAGGCGAAACCACTATCACGGTCATTGGTAATCTCACCAGTGATCCAGAACTTCGGTTTACCCCGAGCGGTTCAGCAGTAGCGAACTTCACCATTGCGTCGACTCCGCGGACCTTTGACCGCCAGTCAAACGAGTGGAAGGACGGCGAAACGCTGTTCCTCCGCGCGTCGATCTGGCGTGAAGCGGCCGAAAACGTTGCCGAATCCCTCACAAAGGGCATGCGTGTACTCGTTCAAGGCCGGCTGAAGTCGCGGACCTACGACACCAAAGAAGGCGAAAAGCGCACCGTCATGGAGCTTGAGGTCGACGAGATCGGCCCCTCGCTGCGTTACGCCAATGCCAAAGTCAACCGCACCCAGCGCTCCGGCACTCAGGGTGGGGGCAACTTCGGTGGCGGCCAGGGCAACCAAGGCGGCCAGGGCGGAAACTTCGGCGGCGGCAACGCTGGCGGAGGGCAAGGCGGCTTCGGCGGCGGCACTCAGGGTGGCGGAAACGCTCCTTGGGGCGGCGGTCAACAGCAGCAGCCACAATCCGCACCGGCGGCTGATCCCTGGGCCACGCCCGGTGGAACAACCGGCGGCTGGGGCGCGGGGCCGGATAGCTCCGAGCCTCCCTTCTAG
- the rpsF gene encoding 30S ribosomal protein S6, translating to MRPYELMVIIDPDVDERTVEPSLQKFLNVITNDGGTIEKVDIWGRRRLAYDIQKKSEGIYAVVNFTAEPATAQELDRLLGINETILRTKITRPEEQKVVAE from the coding sequence ATGCGTCCTTACGAACTGATGGTAATCATCGACCCCGATGTTGATGAGCGTACCGTTGAGCCGTCGCTTCAGAAGTTCCTGAATGTCATCACCAACGATGGTGGAACCATCGAAAAGGTTGACATCTGGGGCCGTCGTCGCCTGGCTTATGACATCCAGAAGAAGTCTGAAGGTATCTACGCAGTGGTGAACTTCACCGCTGAGCCTGCTACCGCTCAGGAACTTGATCGCTTGCTTGGTATCAATGAGACCATCCTGCGCACCAAGATCACCCGTCCGGAAGAGCAGAAGGTTGTTGCCGAGTAA
- a CDS encoding DUF3375 domain-containing protein — MRSTDNAVAQWHAQKQLRLSPAWKLLQGAPWTLAFLRAEFTATTQRVPLEEFHADLADFMKELREENLSLNEAWQASHYADSWVRSQFLARPMVDGKFHYEPTAATARVLAFIDTLGGRHTNLNSSRLSTLLNSIETLSLQSDPNPESRIAALEAEILDRQREITALKNGANPAVLSNDSAVAATRSVLDLAASLPADFKRMRDGVEVMLHSIRTEIMESSLSKGVAVGQVLAGDKALRGTAEGETFRGFTEFLNDPVQQARFRQSVNEVLERDFTDALTAEERNNLASLVREMRRQAGEVHAIYGRLSESLHAYVQSAEFQESVLLRKAIHAAELAVATAPLVSRTPVVAPLLYSPNFETLAGLGIFNPEDHVPPPKLAAPPALSDADIHRTPSTPAPDMPKLLAAVEHARETRNGTATLADVYTSLPAELQHINTIRGLILAARGSSNSIDPDRTETLTFTQIDGTTRTATVPLFTFTKD; from the coding sequence ATGCGCTCCACTGACAACGCCGTTGCACAGTGGCATGCGCAAAAACAGCTGCGGTTGAGCCCGGCCTGGAAGTTACTTCAGGGCGCCCCCTGGACTCTGGCATTCCTGCGCGCGGAGTTCACCGCCACCACGCAACGCGTGCCCCTTGAGGAGTTCCACGCCGATCTGGCGGACTTCATGAAGGAACTGCGGGAGGAAAACCTCAGCCTCAATGAGGCGTGGCAGGCCTCCCACTACGCAGACTCCTGGGTCCGCAGCCAATTCTTGGCACGGCCCATGGTGGACGGCAAGTTCCACTACGAACCCACGGCGGCCACGGCACGCGTGCTGGCCTTCATTGACACCTTGGGCGGGCGTCACACCAACTTGAACAGCTCGCGTCTGAGCACCTTGCTGAACAGCATTGAGACGCTGTCGTTGCAAAGCGATCCCAACCCGGAGTCCCGCATTGCCGCCCTCGAAGCGGAAATCCTGGACCGGCAACGGGAGATCACAGCACTGAAGAACGGCGCCAACCCGGCAGTGCTTTCCAACGATTCGGCCGTTGCTGCCACTCGCAGCGTGCTTGATCTGGCTGCCAGTCTGCCTGCGGATTTCAAGCGAATGCGCGACGGCGTCGAGGTCATGTTGCACTCGATCCGCACCGAAATCATGGAATCCTCCCTATCCAAGGGTGTTGCCGTGGGTCAGGTGCTGGCCGGTGATAAGGCCCTTCGCGGGACCGCCGAAGGTGAAACGTTCCGCGGCTTCACCGAATTCCTCAATGACCCGGTGCAACAGGCCCGGTTCCGGCAATCCGTCAATGAGGTGCTGGAACGGGACTTCACGGATGCGCTTACTGCCGAGGAGCGCAACAACCTGGCCTCACTGGTTCGGGAGATGCGTCGGCAGGCTGGCGAAGTCCACGCCATCTACGGACGCCTGTCCGAGAGCCTGCACGCCTATGTCCAGTCCGCCGAGTTCCAAGAATCAGTGCTGCTGCGTAAAGCCATCCATGCCGCAGAACTGGCGGTGGCCACGGCGCCGCTGGTATCTCGGACGCCCGTGGTGGCGCCGCTGCTGTACTCCCCCAACTTTGAAACCTTGGCCGGGCTGGGAATCTTCAACCCAGAGGACCATGTGCCGCCACCCAAGCTGGCCGCCCCGCCTGCATTAAGTGATGCCGATATCCACCGCACTCCCTCCACACCGGCGCCGGATATGCCCAAGCTGCTGGCCGCCGTCGAACATGCCAGGGAAACACGAAACGGTACTGCCACCTTGGCCGACGTCTACACATCCCTGCCGGCGGAGCTCCAGCACATCAACACAATTCGCGGGCTAATCCTGGCGGCGCGCGGTTCCAGCAACAGCATCGACCCGGACCGCACCGAAACACTGACATTCACACAGATCGACGGGACCACGCGCACCGCAACTGTCCCCCTGTTCACCTTCACGAAGGACTAA
- a CDS encoding DUF4194 domain-containing protein, whose amino-acid sequence MSTERTLFPGDTGSFPLDMRQALVRLLRGPYIDGTADPALWTTILTHAVSLQQYLSEIFLLLSVDTERKIALLAPAEMDAVHTQPIVARKPLRREETLLALRLRVLLDRHAGSGTDVSISRDGAREILAEHRQPGAVDDKRMDEQTDAALARLLNLKLILPTELPHEYRVSNALALALPFDSIEQIPAYLAALDAGTQNEPFDLDPDHPDDTNQPLQEIF is encoded by the coding sequence ATGAGCACCGAGCGCACACTCTTTCCCGGCGATACCGGCTCTTTCCCGCTGGACATGCGTCAGGCGCTGGTGCGGCTGCTGCGCGGACCTTACATTGACGGGACGGCCGATCCGGCGCTGTGGACAACCATCCTCACGCATGCGGTCTCGCTGCAGCAGTACCTGAGCGAGATCTTCTTGCTGTTGAGCGTTGATACTGAGCGCAAGATCGCACTGCTCGCTCCCGCCGAGATGGACGCCGTTCACACGCAGCCGATCGTCGCCAGGAAGCCGCTGCGCCGTGAGGAGACGCTGCTGGCGCTGCGCCTGCGGGTATTGCTGGACAGGCATGCAGGTTCGGGAACAGATGTGAGCATTTCCCGCGATGGTGCGCGTGAGATTCTGGCCGAGCATCGCCAGCCCGGCGCCGTTGATGACAAGCGCATGGATGAGCAGACCGACGCTGCGCTGGCCAGGCTACTGAATCTCAAGCTGATCCTGCCTACCGAGCTCCCCCACGAATACCGGGTCAGCAACGCCCTGGCACTGGCGCTGCCGTTCGATTCCATTGAACAGATTCCGGCCTATCTGGCCGCCCTGGATGCGGGCACCCAGAACGAACCCTTTGATCTGGACCCTGACCACCCCGATGATACGAACCAACCTCTGCAGGAGATCTTCTAA
- a CDS encoding ATP-binding protein, translating to MSIATTLPIGEELNPGQFRLSQIQIINWGTFHGRHSMYVDRAGTLLTGHPGVGKSTLFDGIQHIFYAAPRLNESAHDASNRKDRRTTFSYMRGRKIKTADGVEYQRPSATWSATALVFEDGLGRHVTIAALFDLPANGLEGQVGKHYLIHNKPLDTEALEKHGSRRFSPSSLHAALPGAEAFDVHKTFAERFRRKLGIHNDKAFSLLRTLQNGKGLDKGVNRFFRYEVLDKPATLSAAAAAVEDFSHLSGIYRQLEDARGQRDALAPVPELHQKLRELGQQHNRTVELKNIQLPLLRQQFQSELLAARAVALTEAKTLKQVEIVSATHAKDALSETVAALASQHASHGGQAIDGLEKDIRAGKRELAERTRIEAAVRDDLDGAGLVYDWSAQGLAGARAGAAAGVDHQQQETASARALEYQAVATSVNVKAQEAALRAEIASYQRRGSNIDSRSAAARRAICAATGLDIEDMPFAGELVDIGSEHSAWRPAAEKVLRSLATTLLVRGADIGAVTTAINSLDGHGKLRWINLGIPAKPAKAGRAHLVTKLDFHASDAGSWLREKIASDFAFTCVDDDAALHDHVKAVSRTGTLKLSSSLFERDTRTINPSDYLLGFNNVAKIAELEEQARLLAAEQAAAEASATQSSLAKDSSARRLATLKRIAEDDRSFEQLDSAGLAVSLAGLTATLEQTIAGSTTLAQLRDSLTTAQTELEAAVGRVAVLHHDLSSIEKDLTSAQDVLAGGVPGSAAEEWAQEAFAPYLSDGDPATLDELEVLLSHVAVDLGERIATIKERQFRAEGALTEIFKAFARQFGPSMSASHGTGAEAAPHYEELYARIVSDGLPQRQDEFKEYFNNRSYERFSDLLQLLEEERRSIEERILPLNQILEDVPFEKGSRLRLEVKTSIPDEARVFRQELKEALGNAYTQATEETMASSYQQLERLVNALADPALAHWADTVLDVRQHVTISCNEHRPNGEVETGLEPGTLSGGEGQRFTSFIMGAALAYQLGIDVQGYSTYGTVMIDEAFIQANSEYAGAGINALQEFGFQLLLAAPEDKVDLSRHLGSVTDIIKHPQANVSGFVSTGQSPATATDIILR from the coding sequence GTGAGCATTGCAACCACCCTGCCCATCGGCGAAGAACTCAACCCCGGACAGTTCCGGCTGAGCCAGATCCAAATTATCAACTGGGGAACCTTCCATGGACGCCACAGCATGTATGTGGACCGCGCCGGCACCTTGCTCACGGGCCATCCGGGCGTGGGAAAGTCCACCCTCTTTGATGGCATCCAGCACATCTTCTACGCTGCTCCGCGCCTGAATGAGTCTGCGCACGACGCCTCCAACCGTAAGGACCGCCGCACCACGTTTAGCTATATGCGCGGGCGCAAGATCAAGACGGCCGACGGCGTTGAGTACCAACGTCCCAGCGCCACCTGGAGCGCCACGGCCTTGGTCTTCGAAGACGGTTTGGGCCGTCACGTCACCATTGCGGCGCTCTTTGATCTGCCTGCGAACGGACTTGAGGGTCAGGTAGGTAAGCACTATCTGATTCACAACAAGCCCTTGGACACCGAGGCGTTGGAGAAGCACGGCAGCCGCCGCTTTTCGCCGTCGTCCCTGCACGCCGCGCTGCCCGGAGCCGAGGCCTTCGATGTCCACAAGACCTTTGCCGAGCGCTTCCGGCGCAAGCTGGGCATCCACAATGACAAAGCTTTCAGCTTGCTACGTACCCTGCAAAACGGCAAGGGCTTGGACAAGGGTGTGAATCGATTCTTCCGCTACGAGGTGCTGGACAAGCCGGCCACCCTGAGCGCAGCTGCTGCTGCCGTGGAGGACTTCAGCCACCTGAGCGGAATCTACCGCCAGCTCGAGGACGCCCGCGGCCAGCGCGATGCGCTGGCTCCCGTGCCGGAACTGCACCAAAAACTACGTGAGCTAGGCCAACAGCATAACCGCACAGTTGAGCTAAAAAACATTCAGTTACCCTTGCTGCGCCAGCAGTTCCAAAGCGAGTTGTTGGCTGCTCGGGCGGTTGCGCTGACGGAAGCGAAGACGCTGAAGCAGGTAGAGATCGTCTCCGCCACACACGCCAAGGACGCCCTGAGTGAAACCGTGGCGGCGCTGGCCAGCCAGCATGCCAGCCACGGTGGGCAGGCTATTGACGGCTTGGAAAAGGACATTCGGGCTGGCAAGCGCGAGCTAGCAGAGCGGACGCGCATTGAAGCTGCCGTGCGGGATGATCTCGACGGCGCCGGACTCGTCTATGACTGGAGTGCGCAGGGCCTTGCCGGCGCCCGCGCGGGTGCGGCAGCCGGCGTCGACCATCAACAGCAGGAGACCGCTTCAGCGCGTGCCCTCGAGTACCAGGCTGTGGCGACCAGTGTAAACGTCAAGGCGCAAGAGGCTGCACTACGGGCTGAAATTGCTTCCTACCAACGCCGCGGCTCCAACATTGACTCGCGCAGTGCTGCCGCCCGCCGCGCCATTTGCGCCGCAACCGGTTTGGACATTGAAGACATGCCGTTTGCTGGTGAACTGGTGGATATTGGCAGCGAGCACAGCGCTTGGCGGCCGGCAGCGGAGAAGGTGCTCCGATCGCTGGCTACCACGTTGTTGGTCCGCGGCGCCGATATTGGCGCAGTGACAACTGCCATCAACTCTCTTGACGGACACGGCAAGTTGCGCTGGATCAACCTGGGTATTCCCGCGAAGCCGGCCAAGGCAGGACGTGCGCATCTTGTCACGAAACTTGATTTTCACGCCTCCGACGCCGGATCATGGCTTCGCGAGAAGATCGCCAGCGACTTTGCCTTCACCTGTGTGGACGACGATGCAGCACTGCATGATCATGTGAAGGCGGTTTCTCGGACCGGGACCCTGAAGCTCAGCTCTTCTCTGTTTGAGCGGGACACCCGCACCATCAATCCCTCCGATTACTTGCTCGGCTTCAACAATGTGGCCAAGATTGCTGAACTGGAAGAGCAAGCACGGCTCCTCGCTGCCGAGCAGGCAGCCGCGGAAGCATCGGCCACGCAGAGCAGCTTGGCCAAGGACTCCTCAGCACGCAGGTTGGCCACCCTGAAGCGAATTGCCGAAGACGACAGGAGCTTCGAGCAGCTGGATTCGGCCGGGCTTGCTGTGTCTTTGGCGGGGTTGACGGCAACATTAGAGCAGACCATTGCAGGCAGCACCACCCTGGCGCAGCTGAGGGATTCCCTCACCACCGCCCAAACTGAACTCGAGGCTGCCGTGGGCCGGGTAGCGGTGCTGCACCATGACCTCTCCAGTATCGAGAAGGATCTGACTTCCGCCCAAGACGTACTGGCTGGGGGCGTTCCTGGAAGCGCTGCCGAGGAATGGGCTCAGGAGGCCTTTGCCCCCTATCTGAGCGACGGCGACCCTGCCACCTTGGACGAGCTGGAGGTGCTGCTGAGCCATGTCGCTGTGGACCTGGGTGAGCGCATCGCCACCATCAAGGAGCGCCAGTTCCGCGCGGAAGGCGCACTGACCGAAATCTTCAAGGCCTTTGCCCGCCAGTTTGGCCCGTCCATGAGCGCAAGCCATGGCACAGGCGCCGAGGCTGCACCTCATTACGAAGAGTTGTATGCGCGAATCGTTTCCGACGGACTGCCGCAGCGCCAAGACGAGTTCAAGGAATACTTCAACAACCGCTCCTACGAACGCTTTTCTGACCTCTTGCAACTACTCGAGGAAGAACGCAGGTCCATTGAGGAGCGCATCCTGCCACTAAACCAAATCCTGGAGGATGTTCCCTTCGAAAAGGGAAGCAGACTGCGATTGGAGGTCAAGACCAGCATTCCTGACGAGGCCCGGGTATTCCGCCAAGAACTCAAGGAGGCACTGGGCAACGCTTACACGCAGGCCACCGAGGAAACGATGGCTTCCAGTTATCAGCAACTTGAGCGCCTGGTCAATGCCTTGGCAGACCCTGCGTTGGCCCATTGGGCAGACACCGTGCTGGACGTGCGTCAGCATGTCACCATCAGCTGCAACGAACACCGGCCCAACGGGGAGGTTGAGACGGGACTCGAGCCCGGCACACTCTCCGGCGGTGAGGGTCAGCGCTTCACCTCCTTCATTATGGGTGCAGCTTTGGCCTACCAGCTGGGGATCGATGTTCAGGGATACAGCACCTATGGGACCGTCATGATCGATGAGGCTTTCATACAGGCCAACTCCGAGTACGCCGGAGCCGGCATCAATGCGCTGCAAGAGTTCGGCTTCCAGCTCCTACTGGCTGCCCCTGAGGACAAGGTGGACCTGTCCAGGCACCTAGGATCAGTCACGGACATCATCAAGCACCCACAGGCCAACGTCTCGGGCTTTGTCTCCACGGGTCAGTCCCCGGCAACCGCCACCGACATCATCCTCCGCTAA